One stretch of Sulfuricurvum kujiense DSM 16994 DNA includes these proteins:
- a CDS encoding DUF3293 domain-containing protein, translated as MKEIYDNTHFKISHNTEEIDFTIDTLPSYEPFNAPFAILTAWNPNNQPLSLEENTARNKQLFEKLLEYGHPFDEALGYLDDHSEVSYCIYEITFEEAIELAKAEEQYAIFYRSATHVGYYECETGVAITERALEK; from the coding sequence ATGAAAGAAATTTACGATAACACCCATTTTAAAATCTCTCACAATACTGAAGAGATCGATTTTACTATTGACACCCTCCCCTCATATGAACCTTTTAATGCGCCTTTTGCCATACTCACCGCATGGAATCCAAACAATCAACCACTAAGTCTTGAGGAAAATACGGCTCGTAACAAACAGCTCTTTGAGAAGCTTTTAGAGTATGGTCATCCCTTTGATGAAGCGCTTGGGTATTTGGACGATCACAGTGAAGTGAGTTATTGTATTTATGAGATCACGTTTGAAGAGGCGATAGAATTAGCTAAAGCAGAAGAGCAATACGCGATCTTCTATCGCTCTGCTACCCATGTCGGTTATTATGAGTGTGAAACAGGAGTGGCAATTACCGAAAGAGCATTGGAAAAATAG